Proteins encoded together in one Variovorax paradoxus EPS window:
- a CDS encoding ABC transporter ATP-binding protein has protein sequence MTQPVLIEAIGVTKHYGKFAALGGVDLKIKPNTVHSVIGPNGAGKTTLFHMLTGTGTTTGGRILFDGHDVTHEPDHKRVQRGMARSFQVTSLFPSLSVRENLRVAAQGIAPRQAMNCWRAPVGERACAETVAEVLARVGLERLADTPASVLSHGQQRRLEVGMALAAKPKAIFLDEPTSGMGIDDLDEMKHLIRSLREAHTVVLIEHNMNIVMDISDTVTVMQLGRVLAEGLPGDIRSDARVRSAYLGNMITGGKA, from the coding sequence ATGACGCAACCCGTCCTCATCGAAGCCATCGGCGTCACCAAGCACTACGGCAAGTTCGCGGCGCTCGGCGGCGTGGACCTGAAGATCAAGCCCAACACCGTGCACTCGGTGATCGGCCCGAACGGCGCGGGCAAGACCACGCTGTTCCACATGCTCACGGGCACCGGCACCACCACGGGTGGGCGCATCCTGTTCGACGGCCACGACGTGACGCACGAGCCCGACCACAAGCGCGTGCAGCGCGGCATGGCGCGCTCGTTCCAGGTCACGAGCCTGTTCCCCAGCCTCTCGGTGCGCGAGAACCTGCGTGTCGCGGCGCAGGGCATCGCGCCGCGCCAGGCCATGAATTGCTGGCGCGCGCCGGTCGGCGAACGCGCCTGTGCCGAGACGGTGGCCGAAGTGCTTGCGCGCGTCGGGCTCGAGCGGCTGGCCGACACGCCCGCCAGCGTGCTCTCGCACGGCCAGCAGCGCCGGCTCGAAGTGGGCATGGCGCTTGCAGCGAAGCCCAAGGCGATCTTTCTCGACGAGCCGACCTCCGGCATGGGCATCGACGACCTCGACGAGATGAAGCACCTCATCCGCAGCCTGCGCGAGGCGCACACCGTCGTGCTGATCGAACACAACATGAACATCGTGATGGACATCTCCGACACCGTGACCGTGATGCAGCTGGGCCGCGTGCTGGCCGAAGGGCTGCCGGGCGACATCCGTTCCGATGCGCGCGTGCGTTCGGCTTACCTCGGCAACATGATCACCGGGGGCAAGGCATGA